The genomic segment TCCGAGTTCGGCCCCCGCGCGCTCGGCCATCGCAGCCTGCTCGCCGATCCGCGCAGGGCCGAGATGAAGGACATCCTCAACAGCCGGGTGAAGCACCGCCAGCCGTTCCGCCCGTTCGCGCCGATCGTCTTGAAGGAGCGCGCGGACGAGATCTTCGAGGGCAAGGGCGACTCGCCGTTCATGCTGATGGCCAAACCGGTGGCGCCGGCCTGGCGCGACAAGATTCCGGCCGTGGTCCACGTCGACGGCTCGGCGCGCGTACAGACGGTGGACGAGGAGACCGCTCCCGACCTCTATTACATCCTCAAGGAATTCGAGGCGCTGACCGGCGTGCCGGTGCTGGTGAACACCTCGTTCAACATCAAGGGCGAGCCGATCGTCGAGACGCCGCGCGACGCGATGGCATGCTTCCTCACGACGGGGATCGACCATCTGGTGATGCACGACACCATCGTGTCGAAGAACAAGGCGCACCGCTTCATCAACCCGGTGCTGCAGGTGTATTCCGACGTCACCAATCTGGTGCGGTCGACCACCGCGGCTTGATCAGCCGCGCAGCAGGCGCTTGATCCAGCGCGGCCCGAACAGGATCAGGATTGCGGCGCCGTAGATGACGGCGCCGACCAGGATCAACAGCGCCAGCGCGGCTTCGCTGCGCAGTGCAGGCAACAATGCGAGATACGGCGGCGCCAACCAAGCGGTCAGCCACAACGCGGCGCCGAGCAAAACGCCGATGATGCCGAACTTCAGGATCGCGCGCACCAGCTCCCGATCGAACTCCAGATAGCCGGCACGCACCGAGAAGAAGATCACCAGCAACAGATTGATCCAGGCTCCTGCAGCAGTCGCGAGGGCCAGACCGACCTGTGCCAGCGAGCCCATCAGCGCGAATTTCAGCACGACGTTGGTGGCGACGCCGGTCAGCGCCGCCTTCACCGGCGTCGCAGTGTCCTTGCGCGCATAGAACGGCGCGACCGCGCTGCGGATCAGCACGAACGGGATCAACGCGATCGCATAGGCCGCCAGCGTGGTCCCGGCGGAGATCGCATCGGCGCGGGTAAAAGCGCCGCGCGCGAACATCGCCCGCATGATCTCGTCCGGCACGGTGAGGAAGGCCGCGACGAACGGCACCGAGAACAGCAGCGTGAATTCGAACGCGCGGCGCTGCGACGCCTTGGCGCCAACATCATCACCAGCGGTGAGCTGCCGCGACATCTCCGGCAGCAGCACGGTGCCGATCGCGATGCCGATCACGCCGATCGGCAACTGGTTGAGCCGGTCTGCATAGTACAGCGCCGACAGCGCGCCGGCCGGCAGGAAGGTCGCGATGATTGTGTCGGCGAAAAGCGCAAGCTGGGTGCCCATCGAACCAAGCGTCGCCGGGCCCAGCGCGCGGAAGAATGCGCGGACGTCCTCGTCGAGCTTCGGCCTGGCGAACCTCGGCAGGCCGCCATGCAGCGACAGGTCGCCGGCGAGCAGGAAGTACTGCAGTACACCCGAAATTAGCACCCCCCACGCGGCGGCGTGGCCGGCGCTCGGAAAGAACGCAGCGAGCGTCAGCGTTGCCATCATCGAGATGTTGAGGAAGATCGACGCGGCTGCCGCCGAGGCGAAGCGCTGCATCACATTGAGGATGCCACCGTACAGCGTCACCAGCGTGATCAGCAGCAGATATGGAAAGGTGATCCGCGTCAGCTCGATCGCCAGCGCGCGCTGCTCCGGATCGTCGGTGAAACCCGGCGCCAGGATGCTCATCATCTGCGGCATGAAGGCGAGCGCAACGGCGAGCAGCACCAGCTGCGACAGAAACAGCAGGGTGAAGATACGATCGGCGAACAGCTTCGCCGAGGCCTCGCCCTTCTCGCCGTGGACATGCGCATAGGCCGGCACGAAGGCAGCGTTGAACGCACCCTCGGCGAAGATCGCGCGGAAATGATTCGGCAGTCGCAGCGCGACGAAGAACGCATCCGCCACCGGACCGGCGCCGAGGATTGCCGCCAGCATGATGTCGCGGGCAAACCCGGTCAGGCGCGACAGTAGGGTGAAGCCGCCGACGGTGAAGATGCGCTTGAGCATGAGGCGCTTCTACAGGAAGTCGCGACACCGCAAAATAGGAATGGCTGGCTACGGTCCCCTCACACGGGAGTCATTCCGGGGCGCGCCCGTCAGGGCGCGAACCCGGAATCCCGATGTGGGTAAAGGCAGAGATTCCGGGTTCGCTCGCTCACGCGAGCGCCCCGGAATGACGACGGCTAAAGGCCTTACCGCCCCAGCGCGCCGCGCACGGCCTGGATCACGCGATCCTGCGTCGGCGCGTCGAGATAAGCGTGCATCGGCAGGGCGATGACGTCACGCGACAGCCGCTCGCACACCGGCAGGCCGCCATCGGCAACCGGGAAGCCGCGATACGCGGTCTGCTGATGCATCGACTTCGGATAGTAGATCGCGGTCGGGATGCCTTGCGCCTTCAGCGCCGCGGCAAAACCATCGCGATCGACGCCATGCGGCAGCCGGATGGTGTACTGCGCCCACACCGAGGTGCAGTCCTCGGCAAGCCGCGGAACGGTGACAACATCGGCGAGCGCCTTCGAATAGCGCTCGGCGACGACGTTGCGCGCCGCGATCTCGTCTTCGAAGATCGTCAGCTTCTGCAGCAGGATCGCGGCCTGAATGGTATCGAGACGGCCGGTGAGGCCGAGCCGGACGTTATCGTATTTGTCGCTGCCCTGGCCGTGGACGCGAACGCTCTTCAGCGCCTCGGCGAATTCGGAATCGTCGGTGAAGATCGCGCCGCCATCGCCGAAGCAGCCGAGCGGTTTGGCCGGGAAGAAGCTGGTGGCGGTGGCGAGGCCGAAGCTGCCGAGCTTCTGGCCGCGATGGCTGGCGCCAAAGCCCTGCGCCGCGTCGTCGAGCACGAACAGCCCTTCATCGGCTGCGACCGCGCCGACCGCGGTGTGATCGGCGGCTTGGCCGAACAGGTCGACCGGAATGATCGCCCGCGGCTTCAGCCCGAGCTTCTTGGCGGTACCGATGCCGCGCTTCAGCGAGGCGATGTCGATATTGAAGGTGACTTCGTCGACGTCGACGAACAGCGGCGTCGCGCCGGTCAGCGCCACCGCTTCACCGGTCGCGCAGAAGGTGAACGAGGGGCACAGCACCGCATCGCCGGGACCGATGCCCTTGGCCATCAGCACCATCAGCAGCGCATCGGTGCCGCTGGAGCAGGTCACGACATGGCGCGCGCCGGCAAACGCGGCAAGCTTTGCCTCCAGCTCGATCACTTCCGGACCGTTGAGGAACTGGCAATGGTTCAGCACCTTGCCGACCGCCTCGTCGATGCCGGCCCCTAACCTGCGGCGCTGAGCGCCGACATCGATGAAGGGCACCGGGTCGTTGCGGAGATGCTGATTCATGGGTCCTTGCCGGGTTCGGATGACGGGAAAGCGCTGAGGATCTATGGCGTTTTCGGTCTAGCCGGCGGCGCGGCGCGGCGCGGCAGCGGTCGCCGCGGGCCGGGCGGGCTGATCGAGACACTGAATCGCGATTTCGAGGCTAGCGACGCCCTCCTCGCCAGTGACGGCGGGAGGACCGTTGCTGCTCACCGCATTGACGAAGGCAATCAGCTCGGCGCGCAGCGGCTCGTCGTGCCCGACCGGAAGATGCCGCATCGAATAGCTGCCGTCGGCCTTGAAGCCGAAGCACTCCGTGACCTGACGGGTCAGCAGGTCGCCCATCACATATTTGCCGCGGGTCGCGACCGTCACGGTGCGCGCCTTGAACGGGGTCAGCCAATTGGTGTTGATGTGGGCGAGCACGCCCGAAGCGGTGCGGAACTGCAGCAGCGCGATGTCCTCGCGCTCGGCGATCGCGCTCGAAAGCTGCGGCTGCACCTCGGTGATCTCCGAGTCGGTGAACCAGCGGATCAGGTCGATGTCGTGGACGGCCAGATCGATCACCACGCCGACGTTCGACATCCGCGGCGGGAACGGGCCGACCCGAGTGATGCCGATCGACAGGATGTCCTCGTCGCGAATCGCCTGCTTGATCGCCGCGACCGCCGGATTGAAGCGTTCGACATGGCCGACCATCAGGGTGACGCCGGCCTTCTCGGCGGCGGCGACGATCTCGCGGCCTTCGGCCACCGTCGAGGCAATCGGCTTCTCGACCAACACGTGAATACCGCGACCGATGCAGGTCAGCGCCACTTCGTGATGCAGGTGGGTGGGGGCTGCGATGGTCACCGCGTCGACCCCCGCCAGCAGCAATTCGTCAAGCGTTGCGAAGGTCTTACAGCCGATCAGCTCGACCGCGCGGTCGCGGTGTTCCGGTAGCGGATCGACGATCCCGACCAGCGAAACGCCCGGCAGCCCAGCAAGCACACGCCCATGGTTGGTGCCCATCACCCCAGCGCCGATTACGCCGATCCGGAGCGAGGGGGTTTTGGCCGTTTCAGTGCTGGAAGTCATGGCATCGCGCCTTGGAAATGGAAGGTGCGGCTTCCTAGCACGCGGCCACAGATGTGGCGAATGTTCGGGAAACCTACCCAAACACGTTTTGATTCAATTGATTACACGGAAGGCCTGAGCTGCGAATTAGATGCAGGAAACTACACCCTGTGGTAGTCGCGAAACCATCTTACGAAAGCGCGGACCCCGTCCTCGATCGGGGTCGAAGGCCGGAAGCCGACGTCCCGGAACAGGGCTTCGACGTCCGCAAACGTCTCCGGCACGTCGCCTGGCTGCATCGGCAGCATCTCCTTGATCGCCGGACGCCCAAGCTCGCGCTCAAGCAGCGCGACCACATGCATCAACTCTTCCGGGCTGTGGTTGCCGACATTGTAGACCCGAGCGGGCGCACCGCCGTTCTGGCCGGGCTCGGCGGTCGGCACCAGCGTCATCAGCTTAGTCACGACGCGGGTGACGTCATCGACGAACGTGAAGTCACGCCGCATTTTGCCGTGGTTGAACAGCTTGATTGGACGCCCTTCGGTGATGGCCCTGGCGAACAGGTAGAGCGCCATATCCGGCCGGTACCATGGTCCGTAGATCGTAAAGAACCGCAGGCCGGTGGTCGGCAGCCGGTACAGATGGCTGTAGCAATGCGCCATCAACTCGTTGGCTTTTTTGGTCGCCGCATACAGGCTGATCGGGTGGTCGGTCGGATCATCCACCGAGAACGGCAGCTTGGTATTGGCGCCGTAGACCGACGACGAGGACGCGTAGATCAGGTGGCTGCAGCCATTGTGCCGGCAGCCCTCCAACACGTTGAGGAAGCCTTCCAGATTGGAGTCGGCATAATCGTGCGGATGGCTGAGCGAATGCCGCACCCCGGCCTGGGCAGCGAGGTGGATCACCACGGGAAAGCGGTGTTTTGCGAACAAGTCCGCGATCGCCGCCCTGTCGGACAGATCGGCACGCACAAAGCTGAAACCGGGATAAGGCGTCAGCAGATCGAGCCGGGCCTGCTTCAGCGCCGGGTCGTAATAGTCGTTGAGGCTGTCCAGGCCGACCACCACGTTGCCAGCCTCCAGCAACTCGCGGGCGACGTGATACCCGATGAAGCCTGCCGCTCCCGTGACCAGGACCGCTGTCTCTGCCATCTCGTTTCCGCCCCTCGCGATCCGATGCGCGCCTGTTTAGCCAACTGGCTGCCACAGCGGCAAGGGGAACCGAGGCGCTATTGCCAGATCGGACGCAAGTCCCTACCAAGGCGGCGGCTTTCGCAATGGCCGGGCGCCGCTCGCTCTTGACGATCTGTTAACTTCCGACCCAGCGATCTCTCATGCGCCGGTTTCTGCTTTCAGCAGCCAAGATCCTGGTTTCAGCGGCGCTCTTGTATCTAGCGCTCCGGAAGACCGATTTTGCCGCCCTCGCCGTACGGATCGACGCGACCAGCTTGGGCTGGCTGGCGGCCGCGGTCGCTGCCACGATCTTCCAACTGTTCGTCAACGCCGTGCGCTGGCGCGCGATCGGTGCGTGCTGCGAAGCACCGCTGACGACCGGACGATCGATGCGCTACGCGATGATCGGTTCCTTCTTCAATCAGACGTTGCCGTCCGCAATTGGCGGTGACGCGGTGCGGGTCTGGCTACTTGCGCGGGCCGGCGCCGGTTGGCGCGCCGCCACCTATTCGGTGTTCGTCGATCGGGCGACCGGATTGATCGCCTTGTCGGCGATCATCTTTGTGACACTGCCGTGGACGCTGCGATTGATCGACAATGCGGACGGCCGTCTCGGATTGATGCTGCTGGATTTTGCCGCACTCGGCGCCGGCGTCGTGTTCCTGACCTTGCCGTTTCTGCGGTTTGGCTTGCTCGACCGGATCTGGGCCACCCGCCATATGCGTGGCTGCTCCGAAGTCGCCCTGAAAGCTCTATCGTCTCCGAAAAGCGCGGCGATCCTGATCGCCACTTCTTTGATCATTCCGATCCTTGCGGTGGTGATCGCCTGGTGCGTGGCTCGAGCGATCGAATCGCCAAGCAGCTTCGTGCAACTGTTCGAACTCGTCCCGCCGATCATGCTGATCACCATGATCCCGATTTCGATCGCCGGCTGGGGCGTGCGCGAAGCCAGCATGGGATTGGCGTTCGGTTACGCCGGCCTCAACCCCAGCGACGGCGTGGCAGTGTCGCTGCTGTTCGGTGCCGTGTATTTCGTCGTCGGCGGCATCGGCGGGCTGATCTGGATCATGAGCGCCGAAAAAGCCGCAAAGGGCGATGCGCCGATCGAGGTTCCGGAGTAGCGCGATGCGCAGCGTCACAGGTGACAAAATGTCCTTCACTGCCAGGCTGAGCGACTAATGGGAACAAGCCTGGTCGCGCTGCTCGCCTTTATGTCCGCAACATTCGGATGCGCCTTACTCACCTGGGCGCTGATGCCCCTATTGGCCCGCTACGCGCTGGCCCGCCCGAACGCGCGCTCGTCGCACAAGATTCCAACACCGCAGGGCGCCGGAATTGCAGTCGTCGCAGCGACGCTGGTCGTCACCACATTCTCTGTCGGACCGACAACTCCCGCGTTCCTGGGATTAATCCCGCTGTTCGTTGCAGCAATCGTGATCGGAATTGTCGGCGCGGTCGACGACATCCGGCCGATCCCCGTGCTGCCACGGTTTGCGCTCCAGGCACTGTGCGTCGGAGCGGTCGTGCTCACATTACCCTCCGACCAGCAGATCATCCCCGCCCTACCGCTGTGGCTCGAACGCGCGGCGCTGCTGATCGGCGGCTTGTGGTTCGTTAACCTTGTCAACTTCATGGACGGGCTCGACTGGATGACGGTCGCCGAAGGCGTGCCGGTGACGGCCGCCCTGGTGGTTCTCGGCTTGCTCGGTGCGCTGACGCAGTCCCCTATGCTACTTGCGGCTGCGCTCGGCGGAGCGCTCCTTGGTTTCGGGCCTTTCAATCGGCCGGGAGCTGCGAAAGTCTTTCTTGGCGACGTCGGCAGCTTGCCGATCGGGCTTCTCCTCGGCTGGTGCCTGCTGCAGCTCGCCTTGCAGGGACACGTCGCGGCGGCACTGCTCTTGCCGCTGTACTACCTCGCCGACAGCACCCTTACGCTGCTGCGACGGGTGCTACGCCGCGAACCGTTCTGGCTAGCGCACCGGTCGCATTTCTACCAACGAGCCACAGACAACGGCTTTTCCGTCCGCGAGGTTGTTGGGCTTGTCTGCCTGGCAAACTTGGCATTGGCAGCGCTAGCGGGAATATCAATTGCACTGAATTCCGGCGCCGCTGATGGCATACTAATTGGTGTAGGCAGCGCAATGGTCGGGGCTCTGTTGATGAGGTTCGCACGCTGTAAGGGCGTGACGCTTTAGTTGCACGCCTCACTACGACGCTATAGCGTTCGGTTCGACCCGAAATTCAGGCACCGCCCCTTTCAAGATCGCGAGAACCTCGTCGTGGTGCCCTGCTTTGATCGCGCTTTCGAGTGCGGCGAGTCCTTCGCGCAGCGCTGGCAAAGGCAGTTCGTTTGGACACGCTGCCATAATGCCCGGAATGCCGATCTGCGTGGTGGGTTCATGTTCGGCGAACAGAATTTCGTGCAACCGTTCACCCGGGCGGACGCCGGTGAAAACGATCTCGATGTCGTAACCGGGCTGCAGACCCGACAGCCGGATCATCCGTTCTGCCAGTTCGACGATCTTCACCGGCTGGCCCATGCTCAGCACGAACACAGACGCCTCGGCATGCTTTGACCTAAGAGCGTGGGTCGCAGCAGTGATGACAAGATCGCAGGCCTCGCGGATGGTCATGAAGTAGCGCACCATGTCCGGATGCGTCACTGTCACCGGTCCACCGGCTTCGATCTGCGCCTTGAACTTCGGCACAACCGAGCCGTTCGACGCCAGCACGTTGCCGAACCGCACCGAGATCAGCCGCATTGCCGGCTTGTCACCCAGAGAAGTGGTGAGTTCACGATCGAGCGCCTGGCAATACAGTTCGGCGAACCGCTTGGTGAGGCCGAGCATCGACACCGGCTCGATCGCCTTGTCGGTCGAAATCATCACCATCGCCTCGGCGCCGGACGCTCGCGCCGCATCGGCCACGTTGACCGAGCCGAAAATATTGGTCTTGACGCCCTCGCCCCAGTCGCGCTCAAGGATTGGCACATGCTTCAGAGCGGCGGCGTGGAACACAAGATCAGGTTTGAAGTCGTTAAACAGCTGAAATATACGTGCGCGATCGCGGATATCTGCGATCCGGCCCTCGATTTTTGTGCTGCTCGCTCGGGCAGCTAAGGCTTCGGTTGCAGCGTAAAGCGCGGGTTCCGAATGCTCGATTACCAGCAACCGGGCGGCACCAAAAGTGGCGACTCGGTCGCACATTTCGTGCCCTATCGACCCCCCGCCACCCGTAACCGCGATCGCTTTTCCGCGAAGCAATTCCTCCAGTCTGGAGTAGTCGATATTAACACTGGGCCTCAGCAAAAGATCCTCGACAGCAACCGGTGCCAAGCGCGGTGCGTCGCGGCTTTCTTCGAGCGAAGGCAACCGACTGACTGTGAGTCCCAGCTTGCGAGCCTTCATCAAAATCGCCTCGGGCTCAGCGTCTTTCTCAAACGCTGACGGCGTCATCACCACATGGCGGATCGGCCTATTCCGACCAGCAAAATCCTGCACGACATCCGCCAAATCGTCGAGCCCACCAAGCACGGGAATGCTGCGGATTGACTGCCCCCGATCAGATGACGCGGGGGACAAAATGCCGACCGCCCAAAGTCTGTTGACCGCTCCACTTTCAATACCTCGCAGAAACACCTCTGCATCAGCAGCCCGGCCAACCAATAGCGTCGGCGCTGCATCCGTCCGGCGAGCCTTGTTTCGCGTGCGGGTGTAGCGGAAGTAGCGATAAGCGAGGCGGGAACCTGCGAGGAAGAACACCTCGAGAAACCAATACAAAACGATCGTGGTTTTCCCGAGGAAGAACGCACCGTAGATATTCGGCGCAAGAAAAATGTAGTCAAGCACCAGAAGTGCAACTGTCAAAGTGGTCGCTGCTCTCAAAATGTTGAGCAGGTCAGGAATCGAGATGAAACGCCACTTGGTCGTGGTTAGCTGAAAAACATAGCAAACAAAGAAACTGAAGAAGACGAAGTAGGGCAGAACGTTCAGCAACAGCGGCAGACGATCGACCAGATTCTCGCCATCGAACCGAAGATAAAAACTGAG from the Rhodopseudomonas palustris genome contains:
- a CDS encoding NAD-dependent epimerase, producing MAETAVLVTGAAGFIGYHVARELLEAGNVVVGLDSLNDYYDPALKQARLDLLTPYPGFSFVRADLSDRAAIADLFAKHRFPVVIHLAAQAGVRHSLSHPHDYADSNLEGFLNVLEGCRHNGCSHLIYASSSSVYGANTKLPFSVDDPTDHPISLYAATKKANELMAHCYSHLYRLPTTGLRFFTIYGPWYRPDMALYLFARAITEGRPIKLFNHGKMRRDFTFVDDVTRVVTKLMTLVPTAEPGQNGGAPARVYNVGNHSPEELMHVVALLERELGRPAIKEMLPMQPGDVPETFADVEALFRDVGFRPSTPIEDGVRAFVRWFRDYHRV
- a CDS encoding DegT/DnrJ/EryC1/StrS family aminotransferase, yielding MNQHLRNDPVPFIDVGAQRRRLGAGIDEAVGKVLNHCQFLNGPEVIELEAKLAAFAGARHVVTCSSGTDALLMVLMAKGIGPGDAVLCPSFTFCATGEAVALTGATPLFVDVDEVTFNIDIASLKRGIGTAKKLGLKPRAIIPVDLFGQAADHTAVGAVAADEGLFVLDDAAQGFGASHRGQKLGSFGLATATSFFPAKPLGCFGDGGAIFTDDSEFAEALKSVRVHGQGSDKYDNVRLGLTGRLDTIQAAILLQKLTIFEDEIAARNVVAERYSKALADVVTVPRLAEDCTSVWAQYTIRLPHGVDRDGFAAALKAQGIPTAIYYPKSMHQQTAYRGFPVADGGLPVCERLSRDVIALPMHAYLDAPTQDRVIQAVRGALGR
- a CDS encoding polysaccharide biosynthesis protein, which encodes MLAPISSFSYRNWLIAAHDALATAAAVLLSFYLRFDGENLVDRLPLLLNVLPYFVFFSFFVCYVFQLTTTKWRFISIPDLLNILRAATTLTVALLVLDYIFLAPNIYGAFFLGKTTIVLYWFLEVFFLAGSRLAYRYFRYTRTRNKARRTDAAPTLLVGRAADAEVFLRGIESGAVNRLWAVGILSPASSDRGQSIRSIPVLGGLDDLADVVQDFAGRNRPIRHVVMTPSAFEKDAEPEAILMKARKLGLTVSRLPSLEESRDAPRLAPVAVEDLLLRPSVNIDYSRLEELLRGKAIAVTGGGGSIGHEMCDRVATFGAARLLVIEHSEPALYAATEALAARASSTKIEGRIADIRDRARIFQLFNDFKPDLVFHAAALKHVPILERDWGEGVKTNIFGSVNVADAARASGAEAMVMISTDKAIEPVSMLGLTKRFAELYCQALDRELTTSLGDKPAMRLISVRFGNVLASNGSVVPKFKAQIEAGGPVTVTHPDMVRYFMTIREACDLVITAATHALRSKHAEASVFVLSMGQPVKIVELAERMIRLSGLQPGYDIEIVFTGVRPGERLHEILFAEHEPTTQIGIPGIMAACPNELPLPALREGLAALESAIKAGHHDEVLAILKGAVPEFRVEPNAIAS
- a CDS encoding Gfo/Idh/MocA family protein, with translation MTSSTETAKTPSLRIGVIGAGVMGTNHGRVLAGLPGVSLVGIVDPLPEHRDRAVELIGCKTFATLDELLLAGVDAVTIAAPTHLHHEVALTCIGRGIHVLVEKPIASTVAEGREIVAAAEKAGVTLMVGHVERFNPAVAAIKQAIRDEDILSIGITRVGPFPPRMSNVGVVIDLAVHDIDLIRWFTDSEITEVQPQLSSAIAEREDIALLQFRTASGVLAHINTNWLTPFKARTVTVATRGKYVMGDLLTRQVTECFGFKADGSYSMRHLPVGHDEPLRAELIAFVNAVSSNGPPAVTGEEGVASLEIAIQCLDQPARPAATAAAPRRAAG
- a CDS encoding lysylphosphatidylglycerol synthase transmembrane domain-containing protein, whose product is MRRFLLSAAKILVSAALLYLALRKTDFAALAVRIDATSLGWLAAAVAATIFQLFVNAVRWRAIGACCEAPLTTGRSMRYAMIGSFFNQTLPSAIGGDAVRVWLLARAGAGWRAATYSVFVDRATGLIALSAIIFVTLPWTLRLIDNADGRLGLMLLDFAALGAGVVFLTLPFLRFGLLDRIWATRHMRGCSEVALKALSSPKSAAILIATSLIIPILAVVIAWCVARAIESPSSFVQLFELVPPIMLITMIPISIAGWGVREASMGLAFGYAGLNPSDGVAVSLLFGAVYFVVGGIGGLIWIMSAEKAAKGDAPIEVPE
- the murJ gene encoding murein biosynthesis integral membrane protein MurJ, which encodes MLKRIFTVGGFTLLSRLTGFARDIMLAAILGAGPVADAFFVALRLPNHFRAIFAEGAFNAAFVPAYAHVHGEKGEASAKLFADRIFTLLFLSQLVLLAVALAFMPQMMSILAPGFTDDPEQRALAIELTRITFPYLLLITLVTLYGGILNVMQRFASAAAASIFLNISMMATLTLAAFFPSAGHAAAWGVLISGVLQYFLLAGDLSLHGGLPRFARPKLDEDVRAFFRALGPATLGSMGTQLALFADTIIATFLPAGALSALYYADRLNQLPIGVIGIAIGTVLLPEMSRQLTAGDDVGAKASQRRAFEFTLLFSVPFVAAFLTVPDEIMRAMFARGAFTRADAISAGTTLAAYAIALIPFVLIRSAVAPFYARKDTATPVKAALTGVATNVVLKFALMGSLAQVGLALATAAGAWINLLLVIFFSVRAGYLEFDRELVRAILKFGIIGVLLGAALWLTAWLAPPYLALLPALRSEAALALLILVGAVIYGAAILILFGPRWIKRLLRG
- a CDS encoding glycosyl transferase, whose translation is MGTSLVALLAFMSATFGCALLTWALMPLLARYALARPNARSSHKIPTPQGAGIAVVAATLVVTTFSVGPTTPAFLGLIPLFVAAIVIGIVGAVDDIRPIPVLPRFALQALCVGAVVLTLPSDQQIIPALPLWLERAALLIGGLWFVNLVNFMDGLDWMTVAEGVPVTAALVVLGLLGALTQSPMLLAAALGGALLGFGPFNRPGAAKVFLGDVGSLPIGLLLGWCLLQLALQGHVAAALLLPLYYLADSTLTLLRRVLRREPFWLAHRSHFYQRATDNGFSVREVVGLVCLANLALAALAGISIALNSGAADGILIGVGSAMVGALLMRFARCKGVTL